One Betta splendens chromosome 5, fBetSpl5.4, whole genome shotgun sequence genomic window, GGGTTGCAAAAAGACTGAAGTGCAGTAGTTTTTGGCTTGTGTTTATTAAGACAGTAGAAGCGATAGCTCACAAAAGATCTGTTCTGTATATGACTATTGTTTATGGCACAATGAATAACTGATTGACTACATGTTTGTGATATATACTGTCTTTCAGCCTCACTTGTTAACGTAATATATATGCAGTTGAGAGAAAGCACTGACAAATAACAAAGCCACAGGAAGAACATAATCGGCTACGTTCAACAAGATCATGCCCTTTACTGGCATCCAAACAACAACATGTGGGTTCACCGGTGGTAACTAAAAGGTCCGGGGAACAGGTGGAGGTCCGGGTACATGAGGAGGTCCGGGTACAGGTGGGGGTCCGGGTACATGTGGAGGTCCGGGTACAGATGAAGGTCCGGGTACAGGTGGCGGTCCGGGTACAGATGGAGGTCCGGGTACAGATGGAGGTCCGGGTACAGATGGAGGTCCGGGTACAGATGAAGGTCCGGGTACAGGTGGAGGTCCGGGTACAGGTGGAGCCTCGGCTTGGATGTCTGTTAGCGAGCGGTCATGAACGTGCAGACCTGCTCTAGAGCACACAGCTCTGGTTACAGTCCGTGGAGCTGCCGGAGGACCCCTTGGGCTCCTCGCCCTCGGCCTCACGCCGTCGGGGTCCGGCCTCTCGCCTCCGCCTGCTCCCCTCGGGCCTCACCTGGAGGTAGGCCCGGACGCGGTGCTGCTGCGCCGCGGTGCCGCTGAAGTCGATGACGCGGCACTCGTACGTGCCCTCGTCCGACGGCTTGACACTTGACAGGCGAAGCTTGTGGGAGATGTTGCTGCCGGCCACTTTCACCACCTGACGCAGGGGAAACAACTTTCATACCGCATGTCATGAATTCCTTTTCATTCCAATAAATCACAGGGCTGTTTGGCTTTAATATTGCTACTTGACAGCCGATGCGAGATCAAACTCACGCTAATTTTGGTGGCGTCTTTGGATGTCTCCTCCTGGGCTATGACCTGCAGAGAAACGAGGATGACGCATTAGCAGCCACAGTCTCCGTTCTGTCTGAAAGGTGACATTTTCCATCGCCTCCTTGCTGATCTCCGTCTGTGTGCGTGGGCTTTATTACACGCGTGGTTCTACACGCGTAGCAACCTCTCACTCCACGTATGTAAATGTGAATGCAGAGGCATCGAGGTTTCCTTTTGGGTATAGGTACCGTATGAATTATGCATGGAGCCGACAGAGATTTTGAAAATCTATTTCTTCCTCAGT contains:
- the LOC114856015 gene encoding V-set and transmembrane domain-containing protein 2-like protein, with product MGASGVLIRILQYAGLYVQLSAALNVGHGEADNHVSGNALFTEVPHDITTQSGEDVEMACSFRGAGSPSYSLEIQWWYLKEHQDWEANPAPLTSNVIAQEETSKDATKISVVKVAGSNISHKLRLSSVKPSDEGTYECRVIDFSGTAAQQHRVRAYLQVRPEGSRRRREAGPRRREAEGEEPKGSSGSSTDCNQSCVL